TTTTTTCGGTGACAACCGGCGCGGGTGTATCCGCAACCTCCTCTTTCTTTCTGATCGAACACCCGGAAAAATACACCGCAATCAGAATAAGCACCGCCAGCATGGATATTTTTTTTATGTTTTTCATATTTTTGATTATGATAAATTATTAACCGGCCACCTTGCTGCCCACATTTCCATATTCATCCATCTGCTTCAGGATCTCTATCCTTCTCTCGATCGGCGGATGGCTGTGAAAAAAAGATTCCCACCAAGGTCCTGATCCTTTCCTGAAAGGGCTTGAAATATAGAGATGGGCTGTCGAATAATTCCGGGTCTCAAGAGGATGGCTGTCAGCTGCGATCTTTTCCAGCGCCAGCGCAAGCCCCATCGGATATCTTGTGAAAAGCACTCCTTCCGCATCGGCCAGAAACTCCCTCTTTCTCGATATACCGTAAAAAACAAGCTCTTCTATGAATGGAATGAAGGAGAGAACCAGGGCAAGAGACATTCCTATAAGTATTATGCCATAGAACATGCTCATAATGAAAGCCTTGATCAAAGACTCCGCAGCATCTTCGGAACTCAGGAATTCTGAGAACCATTTGATCATGTTTACCACGATATCCACGATCCTCCTTATGAACCCCATAAGGAACACCAGGGAAGTTGCGAGCATGACATCATTATTCTCGATGTGCGCGATCTCATGAGCGACCACCCCCTCAAGCTCAAGATTATCCAATCTTGAAAGCGCTCCTTCGGTCAGAACCAGGACGGCATTTTCAGGCTTTTTTCCTATCGTAAAAGCATTGATCGCGATATCCGGAGTTTTGCAGATCTTCGGAACAGGGATCCCCGCGACCTTGCTCAGATTTTCGACAGTATTATAAAGGTCCTCATGATCTTTCCGGTCAAGCGCAACCGCCCTGTTTTCTTTCAATATCAGCTTATTCGAAAAAATGTAATCGCCAAAACTCGCAGCCAGCAAGATCGCCAGCGCCAATGCGGCATAAAAGTGATTTCTCAGAAGCATGAGATCGACTATATAGGCGGCAATAGCCAGAAAGATGACAAAAACCGAAACAAATATCATCGTCTGTTTCATGTTCTCGTCTATCCTGTTATATGTTGTCGGCATGATAATAATTATCTATGAAATAATATCGATATAATTGCCATATTCCTCCTTGACCGGCACGAGTTTTTCATATGACGGAATATTCTCTATGTTCAGTTTTTTCACCAGAAAATCTTCCACATAATCGAAATATTGGTCAAGGTCGCCGATCGCCAGATCGTTCCGGGTCCCTCCGTCCTCGCGCTGTCTTACACATGAGTTATTATAGCTTATATAGAGAATAAAATAATAGGTCTGAAAAAACATGGCGATGACGGTACTGATGATCACAAAAGGCACCGCGGCGATCCAATAGACCAGCGCCGAATTGGGATCGGAAAGGCTGATATAGTCGCTTCCCAAAATGAATATCAGCTGGCAGAGGAAGATATAAAGCGAAAATATAAGAAGATAGAAAGCTATCGAAAAGACAAGTCCGAACATGCCCACCGACGACCATTTTTTGTTTATCAGATAACTCTTTATAGCAGCATGCTTCGGCAAACTCCGATAATATGCATAATCTATAGAAGTGTAATTCATCAAGTTTGAGACCATTGCGATCGAAAAATACTGGCTGAAACTTATGCCGGTGTCGCTTGAAAAAAGAAATCTCCTCCTCATATGCCAAAGAGTATTGTGTACATAATACCTGATCCACAATTTCTGAAAAGTCAGATTGAGGATGCCGGAAATATCGGAAAGTTCTTCTCTGAATATCTGAGAATAGGAATGATTCGCATTCTCGTTCGACACCGATTCAAACAGCTTCTTGAAAAAGACCACGTTCAAAAAAGTTATGATCGCCGGCATCAAAATAAGAAAGAACCAGAATGGCATCGTGATCCAGATGATAATGACGGCAATGCTGAACAGAGCATATATCATCTCAAAAGAGAATATCGACGTGACACTGACTGACCATCCGGGCCCGGTCAGAATATCCATCATTGTATCGAGATTGAAAAAAAGGAACAGGCATATGGCCGGAAGAATGATGAGAGCCAGAACAACTGACGATATATGTAAAAAATACAAAGATCTGTTCCGGCAAAACACCGCCCAGGATAATCTTATGATCTTCAGACCCAATGAAAATCCATTGCTCCTTGAAGCAATGATGGCAAAAGCAATGGCAATGGCCCCGAAAATAATACCCAGTATATCATAAAATTGTAT
This genomic window from Candidatus Paceibacterota bacterium contains:
- a CDS encoding M48 family metalloprotease codes for the protein MPTTYNRIDENMKQTMIFVSVFVIFLAIAAYIVDLMLLRNHFYAALALAILLAASFGDYIFSNKLILKENRAVALDRKDHEDLYNTVENLSKVAGIPVPKICKTPDIAINAFTIGKKPENAVLVLTEGALSRLDNLELEGVVAHEIAHIENNDVMLATSLVFLMGFIRRIVDIVVNMIKWFSEFLSSEDAAESLIKAFIMSMFYGIILIGMSLALVLSFIPFIEELVFYGISRKREFLADAEGVLFTRYPMGLALALEKIAADSHPLETRNYSTAHLYISSPFRKGSGPWWESFFHSHPPIERRIEILKQMDEYGNVGSKVAG